The DNA sequence TACACCTTCAATAATTACGTCATAAATCTTCCATTTTCCCTGATTATTAATTAAGCGATAATCTATCAATATTTCTGTATTGTTCTTCGTAATAAATTTTGTCTGTACCGTAGAGTAGTTTTTATCTTGTTTTTCGGTTATATAAACTATTTTTTCTCCAGAATAGGTATCAGTTTTTCCTATATAGGAATCTTTGAGAATTACGGTAAATAATTCTACAAATTCTTTTTTTTCTTCAGGAGAGCGTTTTTTCCAGTACTGACCAAGAGTTCTTTTCGACATCTCTTCAAAATTAAAAATGGGTGAAATCTCATTCCACAGTCTTTGCTTCCGTTCTTGTGTCTTATCTGCTCCTTGCAGAGATGGATCTTTCAGAATAATTAAACCACTATCTATGGTATTCATAAGTAGTTTTCCTGGTTCTCCCTGTTCGCCTGCTATGAGAAAAGTGGATATCGAGAGAACTATAC is a window from the Candidatus Jettenia sp. genome containing:
- a CDS encoding ABC transporter substrate-binding protein — its product is MKCRKVLPAIFFGIVLSISTFLIAGEQGEPGKLLMNTIDSGLIILKDPSLQGADKTQERKQRLWNEISPIFNFEEMSKRTLGQYWKKRSPEEKKEFVELFTVILKDSYIGKTDTYSGEKIVYITEKQDKNYSTVQTKFITKNNTEILIDYRLINNQGKWKIYDVIIEGVSLINNYRSQFNTILLKSSYGELIQKIKEKKFISQK